A single region of the Yersinia entomophaga genome encodes:
- a CDS encoding DUF1481 domain-containing protein encodes MRRVLMTLGFAIGLSACSSHSDSPQFSASGYIADSGVVRIWRQDDSQQHPQVIMSVYSPYQGGVTRVAFYEYQHGILRQIRRNDIGQNPETIQLRFDEQGAVSFMQRQLASRRELLTADEIAFHQFEAKRILELSTTLRAGNVDLIQGRLQNGVLTSCSGSVQRPKFEDYAQAWLAKRASNTQQPLGVAWLNAPEGQELLLVANEDFCRWEPEPGSL; translated from the coding sequence ATGCGGCGGGTGCTGATGACCTTGGGTTTTGCCATTGGTCTCAGCGCCTGTAGCAGCCATTCCGATTCCCCCCAGTTCAGTGCCAGCGGTTACATTGCCGATAGCGGTGTAGTTCGCATCTGGCGTCAGGATGATTCTCAGCAACATCCCCAAGTGATTATGAGCGTTTACAGCCCTTACCAGGGCGGTGTCACTCGCGTGGCCTTCTATGAATATCAGCACGGAATTCTGCGCCAAATTCGGCGAAACGATATCGGCCAAAATCCAGAAACCATCCAACTTCGTTTTGATGAACAGGGTGCGGTGAGTTTTATGCAGCGCCAACTGGCCTCGCGCCGCGAGCTGCTGACGGCGGATGAGATCGCTTTTCATCAGTTTGAAGCCAAACGTATTCTGGAACTGAGTACCACTCTACGTGCCGGTAATGTGGATCTGATTCAAGGTCGCTTGCAAAATGGCGTGCTGACGAGCTGTAGCGGCAGCGTTCAGCGGCCTAAGTTTGAAGACTATGCGCAGGCGTGGCTGGCTAAACGGGCGAGTAATACGCAGCAACCACTCGGTGTCGCCTGGTTGAATGCGCCGGAAGGGCAAGAGTTGTTGTTAGTAGCAAATGAAGATTTTTGTCGTTGGGAGCCAGAGCCCGGCAGTTTGTAG
- the hupA gene encoding nucleoid-associated protein HU-alpha yields the protein MNKTQLIDVIADKADLSKTQAKAALESTLAAITESLKEGEQVQLVGFGTFKVNHRNERTGRNPQTGKEIKIAAANVPAFVSGKALKDSVK from the coding sequence ATGAATAAGACTCAACTGATTGACGTAATCGCGGACAAAGCGGACCTTTCCAAAACCCAAGCTAAAGCTGCTTTGGAGTCCACTCTGGCTGCCATTACCGAGTCTCTGAAAGAAGGCGAGCAAGTACAATTGGTTGGTTTCGGTACTTTCAAAGTGAATCATCGTAACGAACGCACTGGCCGCAACCCACAGACCGGTAAAGAAATCAAAATTGCTGCAGCTAACGTTCCTGCGTTCGTTTCTGGCAAAGCACTGAAAGACTCTGTTAAATAA
- a CDS encoding YjaG family protein — MLRNPIHLRLEKLESWQHLTFMACLCERMYPNYQKFCLETEFGDPAVYRRILDLIWETLVVKDAKVNFDSQLEKLEEAIPSADDYAIYGVYPAIDACIALGEAIHSRLSGETLEHAIAISETSIRTVAMLEMTQAGKEMTDEELKVLPAVEEEWDIQWEIFRLLADCEERDLDLIKGLRSDLREAAVSNIGINLTQ, encoded by the coding sequence ATGTTACGTAACCCAATCCATTTACGTCTCGAAAAGCTGGAAAGCTGGCAACATCTGACTTTCATGGCGTGCTTATGTGAGCGTATGTATCCGAATTACCAGAAATTTTGCCTGGAAACCGAATTTGGCGATCCGGCGGTTTATCGACGTATTCTGGATTTGATCTGGGAAACGCTGGTGGTAAAAGACGCCAAAGTGAACTTCGATAGCCAACTGGAAAAGCTCGAAGAAGCGATTCCTTCCGCTGACGATTACGCCATTTACGGCGTGTATCCAGCCATTGATGCCTGCATTGCATTAGGTGAGGCCATTCACTCGCGTTTAAGCGGTGAAACTCTGGAACATGCTATTGCTATCAGCGAGACGTCAATTCGCACCGTTGCCATGCTGGAAATGACTCAGGCTGGCAAAGAAATGACCGACGAAGAACTGAAAGTTTTACCGGCGGTTGAAGAAGAATGGGACATCCAATGGGAGATTTTCCGCCTGTTGGCCGACTGTGAAGAACGCGATTTAGATCTGATCAAAGGGTTACGATCTGACCTGCGGGAAGCCGCTGTGAGTAACATTGGCATAAATTTAACGCAATAA
- a CDS encoding dienelactone hydrolase family protein, whose protein sequence is MIRALLKNKWIFSLLFFAETALSADLLDKVLRETIVYQSVIEASSGKTFTIRINLYQPAGNGPFPLVILNHGIDPDGNQNERTRFHVAAREFVKRGYVVMAPQRFGFGGSEGPFDIVPCQPDSYASRSLQELNATLSHARQLPYVDNEKIIIAGHSVGGLITMKAGEQEMQGVKGLINMAGGYKWPDCDWKTPLRATMQQAGHSSLPSLWVYTENDSLFSIELGRAMFESYRENWLKTNGAHEVMPRFVALKPFANEGHAFFQWQDGVQFWWPPVELFLTELGLPTAIVTDITAPSRTEASGFASINDVESVPFSERNKESGQEAYKQFLDAKSPRAFALSEDGDSWGWFNRQNNVLEDALELCNNNTLKACRIYANDGDVVW, encoded by the coding sequence ATGATACGAGCATTATTAAAAAATAAATGGATATTTAGTCTTCTATTCTTCGCTGAGACAGCGCTTTCTGCCGATCTTCTCGATAAGGTATTACGTGAAACTATAGTTTATCAATCTGTTATTGAGGCCTCATCGGGGAAAACATTCACAATCCGGATTAATCTGTACCAACCGGCGGGAAATGGCCCTTTTCCGCTGGTTATTCTCAATCACGGAATTGATCCTGACGGAAACCAAAATGAGCGCACGCGCTTTCACGTTGCGGCTCGCGAGTTTGTGAAACGCGGCTACGTGGTGATGGCGCCACAGCGTTTCGGATTTGGTGGTTCTGAAGGACCTTTTGACATTGTGCCCTGCCAACCTGATAGCTACGCTTCCCGTTCGCTGCAAGAACTGAATGCCACTCTAAGCCATGCCCGCCAGTTGCCCTATGTGGATAATGAGAAAATCATTATTGCCGGTCACTCCGTAGGAGGACTTATCACAATGAAGGCCGGAGAACAGGAGATGCAGGGCGTGAAAGGCCTGATTAATATGGCGGGCGGTTATAAATGGCCTGACTGCGACTGGAAAACACCCTTGAGGGCAACTATGCAGCAGGCAGGACACTCTTCCCTTCCCTCGTTATGGGTTTATACGGAAAATGACTCGTTATTCTCAATTGAGCTGGGTAGGGCCATGTTTGAGTCATATCGGGAGAATTGGTTAAAAACTAATGGTGCTCATGAAGTAATGCCACGTTTTGTTGCGTTAAAGCCCTTTGCCAATGAAGGCCATGCTTTTTTCCAGTGGCAGGATGGAGTCCAGTTCTGGTGGCCTCCCGTGGAGCTATTTTTGACCGAATTGGGTTTACCAACGGCGATTGTCACAGACATCACTGCGCCCAGCCGAACCGAAGCCAGCGGTTTCGCCAGTATCAATGACGTCGAAAGTGTTCCTTTTAGCGAACGCAATAAAGAAAGTGGACAAGAGGCTTATAAACAGTTTTTAGATGCAAAGTCGCCACGGGCTTTTGCATTGAGTGAAGATGGCGATAGCTGGGGCTGGTTTAATAGACAAAATAACGTACTGGAAGATGCGCTGGAGCTTTGTAATAACAATACGCTAAAAGCCTGTCGGATTTACGCCAACGACGGTGATGTGGTTTGGTAA
- the nfi gene encoding deoxyribonuclease V (cleaves DNA at apurinic or apyrimidinic sites), translating into MDTQGLRQEQRQRAAEIILHDDPDFRVPQWIAGADVGFEQQGTVTRAAIAILRYPSLELVEYQIARVATSLPYIPGLLSFREYPALMAAWAQLQHRPDLVLVDGQGVAHPRRLGVASHFGLLADVPTIGVAKSRLCGQFSPLENNTLQPLIDGDEPLGWVWRSKPRCNPLFISPGHRISMDSALVWVQNCMRGYRLPEPTRWADAIASNRPAFQRWLAIATKG; encoded by the coding sequence GTGGATACTCAGGGATTGCGTCAGGAACAACGACAGCGAGCCGCGGAAATTATCCTCCATGACGATCCTGACTTCAGGGTGCCACAATGGATTGCCGGTGCCGACGTCGGTTTTGAGCAACAGGGGACGGTAACGCGAGCGGCTATCGCCATTCTACGTTATCCCTCCCTTGAGTTAGTGGAATATCAAATAGCCAGAGTTGCCACTTCCTTGCCCTATATTCCGGGTTTGCTTTCTTTTCGTGAGTATCCCGCGTTGATGGCGGCCTGGGCGCAGTTACAGCATCGGCCCGATTTAGTGCTGGTGGACGGGCAGGGTGTTGCGCATCCACGTCGATTAGGCGTAGCCAGCCATTTTGGCCTGCTGGCGGATGTACCAACCATTGGCGTGGCGAAAAGTCGCCTGTGCGGTCAGTTTTCCCCTTTAGAAAACAATACCTTGCAACCATTGATTGATGGGGATGAACCATTGGGCTGGGTATGGCGGAGTAAACCGCGCTGTAATCCGCTGTTTATTTCGCCAGGGCACCGTATCAGTATGGATAGCGCATTGGTTTGGGTTCAAAACTGTATGCGGGGTTACCGTTTACCGGAGCCAACACGTTGGGCTGATGCTATCGCGTCGAATCGACCTGCTTTTCAGCGTTGGCTGGCAATAGCGACAAAAGGTTAA
- the hemE gene encoding uroporphyrinogen decarboxylase, producing MNELKNDRYLRALLRQPVDVTPVWMMRQAGRYLPEYKATRAQAGDFMALCKNAELACEVTLQPLRRYPLDAAILFSDILTIPDAMGLGLYFETGEGPRFQSPITCRADVEKLPIPDPEQELGYVMNAVRTIRRELAGQVPLIGFSGSPWTLATYMVEGGSSKAFTKLKKMMYAEPATLHLLLDKLADSVILYLNAQIKAGAQSVMVFDTWGGVLTGRDYLEFSLQYMHKIVAGLIRENDGRRVPVTLFTKGGGQWLEAMAATGCDALGLDWTLDIAEARRRVGDKVALQGNMDPSVLYAPAARIQQEVSSILAGFGHGEGHVFNLGHGIHQDVPPEHAGVFVEAVHNLSRQYHV from the coding sequence ATGAATGAGTTGAAGAACGATCGTTATCTGCGCGCCTTACTTCGTCAGCCCGTAGATGTTACCCCAGTATGGATGATGCGGCAGGCGGGGCGTTATTTGCCAGAATACAAGGCGACCCGTGCGCAGGCCGGGGATTTTATGGCGCTGTGTAAGAACGCAGAGTTAGCCTGTGAAGTCACTTTGCAGCCTTTGCGTCGCTATCCGCTGGACGCGGCGATCCTATTCTCCGATATTCTGACCATTCCTGACGCAATGGGATTGGGGCTTTATTTTGAAACGGGCGAAGGCCCGCGTTTTCAATCACCGATTACTTGTCGTGCTGACGTCGAAAAACTGCCAATACCGGACCCAGAGCAAGAACTGGGCTATGTGATGAACGCAGTACGCACCATTCGCCGCGAGCTGGCAGGGCAAGTGCCGCTGATCGGTTTCTCTGGTAGCCCGTGGACGCTGGCGACCTATATGGTCGAAGGTGGTAGCAGCAAAGCCTTTACCAAGCTGAAAAAAATGATGTATGCCGAACCGGCTACGTTGCATCTGCTGCTGGATAAATTGGCCGATAGCGTGATTTTGTATCTGAATGCGCAAATTAAAGCCGGTGCGCAGTCGGTGATGGTGTTTGATACTTGGGGCGGCGTATTGACTGGCCGTGACTACCTCGAATTCTCCCTGCAATATATGCACAAAATTGTCGCCGGTTTGATCCGCGAGAACGACGGCCGTCGTGTGCCAGTCACTCTCTTCACCAAAGGAGGCGGACAGTGGCTGGAAGCAATGGCGGCAACCGGTTGTGATGCATTAGGGTTGGATTGGACTCTGGATATCGCTGAAGCACGTCGTCGCGTGGGCGATAAAGTGGCTCTACAAGGCAATATGGATCCCTCGGTGTTGTATGCGCCAGCAGCACGTATTCAGCAGGAGGTAAGCTCGATTCTGGCTGGCTTTGGGCATGGCGAAGGCCACGTGTTCAATCTGGGCCACGGTATCCATCAGGATGTGCCGCCAGAGCATGCGGGCGTATTCGTTGAAGCGGTACACAACCTGTCGCGCCAATATCATGTTTAA
- the nudC gene encoding NAD(+) diphosphatase: protein MELQLTGEEHGWWIVSHENKLWLPKGELPYGSAALWSLQGKTARQIGEWQGQAVWLIRQLMSSEMGSVRQLLDVDRGLFQLAGRGVQLAEFYRSHRFCGYCGHQMHASRTEWACLCNHCRERYYPQIAPCVIVAIRRGEEILLAQHVRHRGGIHTVLAGFVEVGETLEQATAREVMEESNIRIKNLHYVTSQPWPFPHSLMIAFMAEYDSGELRHDPKELLNANWYRYDQLPLLPPPGTVARRLIEDTVALCRTEQDS from the coding sequence ATGGAACTACAACTTACAGGTGAGGAACATGGCTGGTGGATCGTTAGCCATGAGAACAAATTGTGGCTGCCCAAAGGGGAATTACCCTACGGTAGCGCGGCACTTTGGTCATTACAGGGAAAAACGGCCCGACAGATCGGCGAATGGCAAGGGCAGGCGGTTTGGTTAATTCGCCAACTGATGTCCAGCGAAATGGGATCGGTGCGTCAGTTACTGGATGTCGATCGCGGTTTATTCCAGTTGGCTGGTCGTGGCGTGCAATTGGCGGAGTTTTACCGATCTCACCGTTTTTGCGGTTACTGCGGTCATCAAATGCATGCCAGCCGCACCGAATGGGCCTGTCTGTGCAACCATTGCCGTGAACGTTATTATCCGCAAATCGCGCCCTGCGTAATCGTAGCGATTCGGCGCGGCGAAGAAATTTTGCTGGCTCAGCATGTGCGTCATCGTGGCGGCATTCATACGGTATTAGCAGGTTTTGTCGAAGTGGGCGAAACGCTGGAACAGGCGACCGCCCGCGAAGTGATGGAAGAAAGCAATATTCGTATTAAAAATCTACACTACGTGACCTCGCAGCCCTGGCCGTTCCCGCATTCATTGATGATTGCTTTTATGGCGGAGTATGACAGCGGCGAATTGCGCCACGATCCAAAAGAATTGCTCAACGCCAATTGGTATCGTTACGATCAACTGCCGCTGTTGCCGCCGCCCGGTACTGTAGCCCGCCGTTTAATCGAAGATACCGTGGCATTGTGCCGCACCGAACAGGACAGCTAA
- a CDS encoding Rsd/AlgQ family anti-sigma factor — protein sequence MLNRLESLTQRVGGSNELIDQWLHARKELLVSYCTVIGIKPLKEKHTPLNQKALENFCHNLVDYLSSGHFHIYDRIIKQAEGASSPKMALATKFYPALKDNTQTIMAFHDRYTDNEIDQDSCFEFHQALSDIGEALDARFTLEDKLIQLAAESWEAAHPAATEDPKN from the coding sequence ATGCTCAACCGACTGGAAAGCCTGACTCAACGCGTTGGCGGCAGTAATGAATTAATTGATCAATGGCTTCATGCACGCAAAGAACTGTTAGTCTCGTATTGCACCGTGATCGGTATTAAACCGCTAAAGGAAAAGCATACCCCGCTCAATCAAAAAGCGCTGGAGAACTTTTGCCATAATTTGGTGGATTACCTCTCCTCCGGCCACTTCCATATTTACGACCGAATAATCAAACAGGCAGAAGGTGCCTCTAGCCCAAAAATGGCGCTGGCAACCAAGTTCTATCCGGCGCTAAAAGATAATACTCAAACTATCATGGCTTTCCACGATCGCTATACCGACAATGAGATCGATCAGGATAGCTGCTTCGAATTCCATCAGGCATTATCGGACATCGGCGAAGCGCTTGACGCTCGTTTTACTCTGGAAGACAAATTGATCCAACTGGCCGCCGAATCCTGGGAAGCCGCTCACCCTGCGGCCACCGAAGATCCGAAGAATTAA
- the thiC gene encoding phosphomethylpyrimidine synthase ThiC — MSNNTHASPLAASAKPKARPRKEQREDAQQFINTLQGVSFPNSQRIYLQGSRSDIQVPMREIQLSPTLIGGGKDDPRYEDNEAIPVYDTAGPYGDPQAKLDVHAGLPKLRDSWIADRQDTEMLEGVSSGFTQQRLADEGLDHLRFEHLPRPKKAIAGKCVTQLHYARAGIVTPEMEFIAIRENMGRERIRGEVLRHQHPGQAFGAHLPENITPEFVRQEVAAGRAIIPANINHPESEPMIIGRNFLVKVNANIGNSAVTSSIEEEVEKLVWSTRWGADTVMDLSTGRYIHETREWILRNSPVPIGTVPIYQALEKVNGVAENLTWEMFRDTLLEQAEQGVDYFTIHAGVLLRYVPMTAKRLTGIVSRGGSIMAKWCLSHHQENFLYQHFREICQICAAYDVSLSLGDGLRPGSIQDANDEAQFAELHTLGELTKIAWEYDVQVMIEGPGHVPMQMIRRNMTEELEHCHEAPFYTLGPLTTDIAPGYDHFTSGIGAAMIGWFGCAMLCYVTPKEHLGLPNKEDVKQGLITYKIAAHAADLAKGHPGAQIRDNAMSKARFEFRWEDQFNLALDPETARAYHDETLPQESGKVAHFCSMCGPKFCSMKISQEVRDYAAAQEAEAQKIQIQPSLETQQSGMEQMSAEFRSRGSELYHSASIRQVEVNDEQA, encoded by the coding sequence ATGTCTAATAATACTCATGCTTCTCCATTGGCTGCATCAGCCAAACCCAAAGCCCGTCCACGCAAAGAACAACGTGAAGATGCCCAACAGTTTATCAATACGCTACAAGGCGTTAGCTTCCCTAATTCTCAACGGATCTACCTGCAAGGCTCAAGATCGGACATTCAGGTGCCGATGCGTGAGATTCAGCTCAGCCCAACCTTAATCGGCGGCGGCAAAGACGATCCTCGCTATGAAGATAACGAAGCGATTCCAGTCTATGACACCGCGGGTCCCTACGGCGATCCTCAGGCCAAACTAGATGTTCACGCAGGATTACCGAAACTGCGCGATAGCTGGATCGCCGATCGTCAGGATACCGAAATGCTGGAGGGCGTAAGCTCCGGTTTCACTCAGCAGCGTTTAGCGGATGAAGGTTTGGATCATTTACGTTTCGAACATTTGCCACGCCCTAAAAAGGCGATTGCGGGCAAATGCGTAACCCAACTGCACTACGCCAGAGCGGGTATCGTCACGCCGGAAATGGAATTTATCGCTATTCGGGAAAACATGGGTCGTGAACGTATTCGCGGCGAAGTGTTACGCCACCAGCACCCGGGACAAGCCTTTGGTGCCCATTTACCGGAAAATATTACGCCGGAATTTGTTCGTCAGGAAGTCGCCGCTGGCCGCGCCATTATCCCCGCCAATATTAACCATCCAGAATCTGAGCCGATGATTATTGGCCGGAATTTCCTAGTAAAAGTGAATGCCAATATCGGTAATTCCGCAGTGACCTCCTCTATCGAAGAAGAAGTGGAAAAGCTGGTCTGGTCCACCCGCTGGGGCGCGGATACCGTCATGGACTTGTCCACCGGCCGCTATATTCACGAAACCCGCGAATGGATTTTGCGTAATAGCCCGGTGCCGATCGGGACTGTACCTATCTACCAGGCGCTGGAAAAAGTGAACGGCGTGGCGGAAAACCTGACCTGGGAAATGTTTCGCGACACTTTGCTGGAACAAGCCGAGCAAGGAGTGGATTACTTCACCATTCACGCAGGCGTACTGCTGCGTTACGTACCAATGACCGCCAAACGCCTGACCGGCATCGTCTCCCGCGGCGGTTCGATCATGGCCAAATGGTGTCTATCCCATCATCAGGAAAACTTCCTGTATCAGCATTTCCGCGAAATCTGCCAAATCTGCGCCGCTTACGACGTTTCATTATCACTGGGTGACGGCCTGCGCCCCGGTTCTATTCAAGATGCCAATGATGAAGCGCAATTTGCCGAATTGCATACTTTGGGCGAGTTAACCAAGATCGCCTGGGAATACGACGTGCAGGTGATGATCGAAGGTCCCGGCCACGTACCAATGCAAATGATCCGCCGCAATATGACAGAAGAACTGGAACATTGCCACGAAGCGCCATTCTATACGCTGGGGCCGCTAACCACCGATATCGCACCGGGTTACGATCATTTCACTTCCGGCATTGGTGCCGCTATGATCGGCTGGTTTGGCTGCGCCATGCTGTGTTACGTCACGCCGAAAGAACATCTGGGTCTGCCAAACAAAGAAGATGTTAAACAAGGACTTATTACCTACAAAATCGCCGCTCACGCTGCGGATCTGGCCAAGGGGCATCCCGGTGCACAAATTCGCGATAACGCTATGTCCAAAGCGCGTTTTGAATTCCGTTGGGAAGATCAGTTCAATCTAGCGTTAGATCCTGAAACCGCACGCGCTTATCACGATGAAACCCTGCCGCAGGAGTCTGGCAAAGTGGCTCACTTCTGTTCCATGTGCGGGCCGAAATTCTGTTCGATGAAGATCTCCCAGGAAGTGCGCGACTACGCGGCAGCGCAGGAGGCAGAGGCCCAAAAAATCCAGATCCAACCCTCATTGGAAACCCAGCAATCCGGCATGGAACAAATGTCCGCCGAATTCCGTTCTCGTGGCAGCGAGTTATATCACAGCGCCAGCATTCGTCAGGTAGAGGTCAATGATGAACAAGCCTGA
- the thiE gene encoding thiamine phosphate synthase: MMNKPDAPFATTENRLGLYPVVDSLEWIERMLEAGVTTLQLRIKDATDMQVEDDIAAAIALGKRYQARLFINDYWQLAIKYGAYGVHLGQEDLEIADLPAIQRAGLRLGVSTHDEQELALARELRPSYIALGHIFPTETKHMPSSPQGVAALTRQVAKTSDFPTVAIGGITMERVPQVVASGVGSVAVVSAITRAENWQHTTAELLRLVEGKETIHAL, encoded by the coding sequence ATGATGAACAAGCCTGACGCACCTTTTGCTACTACCGAAAATCGGCTAGGACTTTATCCAGTGGTGGATTCACTGGAATGGATCGAGCGCATGCTGGAAGCTGGCGTTACTACGCTGCAACTGCGTATCAAAGACGCAACGGACATGCAGGTCGAGGATGATATTGCCGCCGCAATTGCCTTAGGTAAGCGCTATCAGGCTCGGCTATTCATCAACGATTACTGGCAGTTAGCCATCAAATACGGTGCTTACGGCGTTCATCTGGGACAGGAAGATCTGGAAATCGCCGATTTACCGGCCATTCAACGCGCCGGTTTACGCCTCGGCGTGTCTACTCATGATGAGCAAGAACTGGCGCTAGCGCGGGAACTGCGCCCGTCTTATATCGCTTTGGGACACATTTTCCCAACCGAAACCAAGCACATGCCGTCTTCTCCTCAGGGAGTCGCGGCGTTAACCCGTCAGGTCGCCAAAACCTCCGATTTCCCTACGGTTGCCATTGGTGGCATCACTATGGAGCGCGTGCCGCAGGTAGTCGCCAGCGGCGTGGGTAGCGTAGCTGTGGTCAGTGCCATTACTCGTGCGGAAAATTGGCAGCACACAACCGCGGAATTACTGCGTTTGGTTGAAGGTAAGGAGACAATTCATGCCTTATGA
- a CDS encoding HesA/MoeB/ThiF family protein, translating to MPYEQLNDQDFLRYSRQLLLEDIGPEGQQKFKQSSVLIVGLGGLGSPAALYLAAAGVGKLWLADDDTLDISNLQRQVLYCTTDIGQSKAQLAQRRLQNLNPQIETISLDRRLAGSDLADAVAAADLVLDCCDNMATRHQVNAACVQAGKPLISGSAVGFSGQLLIIEPPYANGCYACLYPGKETQQRNCRTAGVLGPVVGVIGTLQALEAIKMLAGMPSALSGKLRLFDGKQQSWSTLRLSKACHCQICGEAQ from the coding sequence ATGCCTTATGAACAGTTGAACGATCAGGATTTCCTGCGCTATAGCCGCCAATTATTGTTGGAAGATATCGGCCCGGAGGGACAGCAGAAGTTCAAGCAGTCTAGCGTGCTGATTGTCGGTCTGGGCGGCCTTGGCTCTCCGGCCGCGCTGTATTTAGCCGCTGCGGGAGTTGGGAAACTGTGGCTAGCCGATGACGATACATTGGATATCAGTAACCTACAGCGGCAGGTTCTTTATTGCACCACCGATATCGGCCAGAGCAAAGCTCAGTTAGCTCAGCGTCGTTTACAGAATCTTAATCCGCAAATTGAAACTATCAGCCTTGATAGACGTTTAGCCGGTAGCGATCTGGCTGACGCCGTTGCCGCCGCTGATCTGGTGCTGGATTGCTGCGATAACATGGCAACCCGCCATCAAGTCAACGCTGCCTGCGTACAAGCTGGAAAACCCTTGATTAGCGGCAGCGCAGTCGGATTCAGCGGCCAATTACTGATTATCGAACCGCCTTACGCCAACGGCTGCTACGCCTGCCTTTATCCCGGAAAAGAAACGCAGCAAAGAAATTGTCGCACTGCTGGCGTCCTTGGCCCAGTTGTCGGCGTCATCGGCACCCTGCAAGCATTAGAAGCGATAAAAATGCTGGCGGGAATGCCATCGGCGCTGAGCGGGAAACTGCGCTTATTTGATGGAAAACAGCAAAGCTGGAGCACTCTACGCTTAAGCAAAGCCTGTCATTGCCAAATCTGTGGAGAAGCCCAGTGA
- the thiS gene encoding sulfur carrier protein ThiS, producing MKVSINDELIELEANLTVNSMLSQLGYDQPGTALAINQTIIPRDNWDHHLLLNGDDILLFQAIAGG from the coding sequence GTGAAAGTCTCGATCAATGATGAACTCATCGAGTTGGAAGCTAACCTGACGGTCAATTCCATGCTAAGCCAATTGGGTTATGACCAGCCGGGCACCGCGCTGGCTATCAATCAAACCATCATTCCCCGTGATAACTGGGATCACCATTTGTTACTGAATGGCGATGACATTTTGCTGTTTCAAGCGATTGCCGGAGGCTGA
- a CDS encoding thiazole synthase yields MLKIADTTFTSRLFTGTGKFATPALMLDALRASESQLVTMAMKRVDLKSGNDAILAPLQQLGIRLLPNTSGAKTAEEAVFAARLAREALGTHWIKLEVHPDVKYLLPDPVETLKAAEILVKDGFVVMPYCGADPVLCKRLEEVGCAAVMPLASPIGSNLGLLTRDFLRIIIEQAKVPVVVDAGIGAPSHALEAMELGADAVLVNTAIAVAQSPVRMAQAFKLAVEAGTLARLAGLGPRQQQASATSPLTAFLSQSEERHNA; encoded by the coding sequence ATGTTGAAAATTGCTGATACCACTTTTACCTCACGTTTATTTACCGGAACGGGAAAATTTGCCACGCCAGCCTTGATGCTGGACGCATTGCGCGCCTCCGAATCGCAGTTAGTGACCATGGCGATGAAACGGGTGGATCTGAAATCAGGCAATGACGCTATTCTGGCTCCATTGCAACAGCTTGGTATTCGTTTGCTGCCTAATACTTCTGGAGCAAAAACTGCGGAAGAAGCAGTGTTTGCTGCGCGTTTGGCTCGGGAAGCGCTGGGTACGCATTGGATCAAACTGGAAGTACATCCAGACGTAAAATATCTGCTGCCAGATCCAGTAGAAACCCTGAAAGCGGCAGAGATTCTGGTCAAAGATGGCTTTGTGGTCATGCCTTACTGCGGCGCCGATCCGGTACTATGCAAACGTCTGGAAGAAGTTGGCTGTGCCGCCGTGATGCCGCTTGCTTCCCCGATTGGCTCTAATCTAGGGCTGTTAACTCGTGATTTCCTGCGGATTATTATCGAACAAGCCAAAGTACCTGTCGTAGTCGACGCTGGAATTGGCGCACCTAGCCATGCGTTGGAAGCAATGGAATTGGGTGCAGACGCGGTTCTGGTCAATACCGCCATCGCCGTTGCCCAATCGCCAGTGCGAATGGCGCAGGCATTTAAACTGGCCGTCGAAGCTGGAACGCTGGCTCGTCTGGCCGGTTTAGGCCCTCGCCAACAGCAGGCTAGCGCCACCAGCCCGCTGACCGCTTTCCTTAGCCAAAGTGAGGAACGCCATAATGCCTGA